The DNA segment GTGTGGCGTTTCCACTCGCGGCGCAGGCCGGCTACCGGGTCCGTGCGGAGGCCGAGGGAGCGGCCCAGGCGGCGGAGGTCCTCTTCTGCTTCGGGGACGAGGTGGGTGCGGCGGAGCTGGAACAGCTGGATGCGGTGTTCCAGTTCGCGGAGGAAGCGGTATGCCTCGTCGAGGCGGGCGGCGTCCTCCCGGCCCACGTAGCCGCCTGTCGCCAGGGCTTGGAGGGCCTTCAAGGTGGTGCCGCTGCGGAGGGTCTGGTCCGTGCGGCCGTGGACCAGCTGGAGCAGCTGGACCGCGAATTCGACGTCCCTCAGGCCGCCTGGACCCAGTTTCAGTTCCCTGTCGATCTCCGCCGGGGGGATGTTCTCCACGACCCTGCGGCGCATCTTCTGCACGTCGGGGACGAAGTTCTCGCGGTCGGCTGCCTGCCAGACCATGGGGGTGAGGGCGTCGGTGTATGCCTCGCCGAGTTCTTTGTCGCCCGCTACCGGGCGGGCCTTCAGGAGGGCCTGGAACTCCCAGGTCTTCGCCCAGCGCTGGTAGTAGGCGAGGTGGCTGCTCAGGGTCCGCACGAGGGGGCCGTTGCGGCCCTCCGGGCGCAGGTTCGCGTCCACCGGCCAGATCGAACCCTCGATCGTGGTCTCCGAGCAGATGCGCATCATGTGGGAGGCGAGCTTCGTGGCCGACCTCAGGGCCTTCGTCTCGTCCGTGCCCTGGGTGGGCTCCGCCACGAAGATCACGTCCACGTCGGAGACGTAGTTCAGCTCGTGGCCGCCGCACTTGCCCATGGCGATCACTGCGAGGCGGCAGGCTTGGGCGTCCTGGGGGGCTTCCTTTTCCGCCATGGCCAGGGCTGCGCGGAGGGTCGCCGTTGCCAGGTCTGCCAGTTCCGCCGCGGTCTGGGTGACGTCCGTGGTGCCGCACACGTCCCTCGCGGCGATGGAGAGCAGGCAGCGGCGGTACGCCACCCTGAGTTCCACCTGGTCCGTGGCTTCTGCCAGGCCGCGTTCGAACTCCGTCACTCCGGGATGCAGGTCCCTGGGTTCGTAGGTGACCAGTTCCTGCCAGTCGTGGGGGTGGCGGGCCAGGTGGTCCGCCAGGGCCGCCGACGCGCCCAGTACGCCCAGGAGGCGGTCGCGGAGGGGTTTCGCCGCGATCAGGGTGTCCAGGAGTTCCCGGTGGTCCGTCGGGGCCGGCTGGGCCTCCAGCAGTCGTACCAGGCCGCGCAGGGCCAGGTCCGGGTCGGCTGTCGCGCCCAGCGCCTCCAGGAGGACCGGGTCCGCCTTCACCAGGGCCAGCTCGGGGCTGTCCAGCAGGCGCTCGGCTCCCGAGGGGTCCGTGAAGCCGTGCCGAAGCAGTCTGGTGAACGTGCTGCTCCTGCGCCCCGGCGTCATCCGCGGCCTCCCCTCGGGATCAAGACGGTCCTGGCCAGAGCCTAACCGTGCGGGTGGCCTCCGGTCGTTGCCGCGCCCCGCGTCGTCGTGGGTCGGGGCCGCGCCGGGGGTGTCCGTCCCCGGTCCGGCGGCTTACGTTTCCACGATGCGTTCAGCCTGGTGTCTCGCCGGCCGCTGCGGGCGGACACCCCCCGACACGTCCCCTTGCCGCCGTTTGCGGGTGCGGTGCGGTGGCGGACTGTCGCGGTTTCGGGTTCCGTGGAAGGGGCTTGAGGTGAGTGAGCCTGTGCGGTGTTCGGAGCGCGATGGGGGGACTTCCATGTACTTCCGCGATCCTGACGGGAACGGGTGGGCCGTTCAGGAGTACCGGGTCCGGGCCGACCAGCCGCTTCACCGGGTGCTGGCTCGGCTTGCCGAAGGGACGGCGTCGTGAGCGGGGCGCTGGGGCGGGGGTCCGTTGCCACTCGGTTGCCTGCTCAGGATTTGGAGCGGGCTCGGCGGTTCTATTCCGAGAAGCTGGGGCTTGAGCCGTTTGACGAGCGGCCCGGGGGGTTGCTTTATCGGTGCGGGGACTCGTTTTTTGTGGTGTTTCGGTCCACTGGGGCTTCGCCTGGGACTTTTACTCAGATGGGGTGGGAGGTCGACGACCTCGAAGCCACCCTCGCCGAGTTGCGGGGGCGGGGGGTGGTGTTCGAGGACGTCGAGGCTCCTGGGTTCCGGACCGAGGGGGGCGTCGCCGAGGTGCAGGGGAATTATCCGAGCAAAGGGGCGACAGGGGAATGGGCTGCCTGGTTCCGGGACAGCGAGGGGAATCTGATCGGAATTGGGCAGCCCATTCGGTGAACTGCGGCTACAGCACCGGCAGGTTCTTCCGCAGCTCGAAGGCCGTGACCTCGCTGCGGTACTCCTCCCACTCCGACTTCTTGTTGCGGAGGAAGAAGTCGAAGACGTGTTCGCCCAGGGTTTCGGCCACCAGGTCGCTGCGTTCCATCAGGGTCAGGGCCTCGCCGAGGTTCTGGGGCAACGGTTCGATGCCCATCGCCCGGCGTTCCGCGTCGGAGAGGGCCCAGACGTCGTCCTCGGCGCCCGGGGGGAGTTCGTAGCCCTCCTCGATGCCCTTGAGGCCGGCGGCCAGGAGGACGGCGTAGGCGAGGTAGGGGTTGGCCCCTGAGTCGAGGGAGCGGACCTCCACGCGGGCCGAGCCGGTCTTGCCGGGCTTGTACATGGGGACGCGGACCAGGGCCGAGCGGTTGTTGTGACCCCAGCAGATGTACGAGGGGGCCTCGCCGCCCGCGCCCGCCGTGCGCTCCGAGCCGCCCCAGATGCGCTTGTAGGAGTTGACCCACTGGTTGGTCACCGCCGAGATCTCCGCCGCGTGCCGCAGCAGGCCCGCGATGAAGGAGCGGCCGACCTTGGAGAGCTGGTACTCCGAGCCGGACTCGTAGAACGCGTTGCGGTCGCCCTCGAAGAGGGAGAGGTGGGTGTGCATGCCCGAGCCGGGGAACTCCGAGAACGGCTTCGGCATGAAGGTCGCCTGGACCCCCTGCTCCAGCGCGACCTGCTTCATGACCAGCCGGAACGTCATGATGTTGTCCGCCGTGGACAGCGCGTCGGCGTAGCGGAGGTCGATCTCCTGCTGGCCGGGGCCGCCCTCGTGGTGGGAGAACTCCACCGAGATGCCCATCGACTCCAGCATGGTGATCGCCTGGCGGCGGAAGTCCATGCCGACGTTCTGCGGGGTGTGGTCGAAGTAGCCGGAGTTGTCCGCCGGGGTCGGCCGGCTGCCGTCCGTCGGCTTGTTCTTCAGCAGGAAGAACTCGATCTCCGGGTGGGTGTAGA comes from the Streptomyces seoulensis genome and includes:
- a CDS encoding VOC family protein; this encodes MSGALGRGSVATRLPAQDLERARRFYSEKLGLEPFDERPGGLLYRCGDSFFVVFRSTGASPGTFTQMGWEVDDLEATLAELRGRGVVFEDVEAPGFRTEGGVAEVQGNYPSKGATGEWAAWFRDSEGNLIGIGQPIR
- a CDS encoding glutamine synthetase family protein, with the protein product MDKQQEFVLRTLEERDIRFVRLWFTDVLGFLKSVAVAPAELEQAFDEGIGFDGSAIEGFARVYESDMIAKPDPSTFQVLPWRAEAPGTARMFCDILMPDGSPSFADPRYVLKRALARTSDLGFTFYTHPEIEFFLLKNKPTDGSRPTPADNSGYFDHTPQNVGMDFRRQAITMLESMGISVEFSHHEGGPGQQEIDLRYADALSTADNIMTFRLVMKQVALEQGVQATFMPKPFSEFPGSGMHTHLSLFEGDRNAFYESGSEYQLSKVGRSFIAGLLRHAAEISAVTNQWVNSYKRIWGGSERTAGAGGEAPSYICWGHNNRSALVRVPMYKPGKTGSARVEVRSLDSGANPYLAYAVLLAAGLKGIEEGYELPPGAEDDVWALSDAERRAMGIEPLPQNLGEALTLMERSDLVAETLGEHVFDFFLRNKKSEWEEYRSEVTAFELRKNLPVL